TCCGGCGCCGTCGAAATCGCCCAATTTTTCGAAGTCCCAGAAGTCGTAATCGGTCTGACGATCATTGCAATCGGTACCAGCCTGCCTGAATTGGCCGCCGCCATCGCTGCCGCACGCAAAAATGAAGCCGACCTGATTATCGGCAATATCGTCGGCTCCAACCTGTTTAATATTCTCGCGGTTCTTGCGGTTCCGGCTCTTCTAGCACCATCCCTTCTTGAACCGGAAATCCTGAACATCGACATGCCGTTCATGCTTGCCTTAACCGTCGCCATGCTGCTCTTGGCTTTATCCAAAAGCGGCGAAGCTAAAATCAATCGCCTACGTGGCTTTTTGCTAAGCCTTGCCTTCTTGAGTTATTTGTATATGCTTTATCTGCGTTCCACCGGTTCGCTGTAAAACCGACCAATATAAACCAGGGAAACTGAACGATTATGCAGATCGCCGCAGACATTGCCGCTAAAGCCAAAAAGATCAAATTTCTGATTCTGGACGTTGACGGCGTCATGACCGACAACCGTCTGTACTATTCCGACGACGGCCAAGAGATAAAATCCTTTTATACCCGAGACGGACACGGCATGGTGCTTTTGAAAAAAAGCGGCGTAGATATCGGCATCATCACCGGGCGCAAATCCAACCTGGTCGCCAAGCGTTGCCAAGATCTGAAAATCGAACATCTTTATCAAGGCGTTCCGGATAAATTGCCGAGTTTCCTTGAACTGGTTGAAAAGCTTGGTCTCGAACTGGAACAAATCGCTTACATCGGAGATGATATTCTCGACTTGCCGATTCTTATGCGTGTCGGCTTCAGCGTCACGCCGGCAGACGGAGAAGAGGAAGTCAAAACGCGCGTCGATTACACCTCTAGTTACATCGGCGGGAAAGGCGTTGTCCGCGAAGTGTGTGAAATCATCATGCGCTCTCAGGACACCTGGCAACAGCACATGGACTTCTATATGCGAGGCCTTGCAGAATAAGCCCGTCATAAACTTTCTGCATTTTATGTTTTATAATAGGTGCTTCAAAATGGTTAACCAAAAACACCTATGCGCCTGACTCCTTCAAAACTGCTGATTTCCACGCTTACTCTGGCCGCTGTAGCGATCTGGACCAACGTCTGGCTTGAATCCAGTCAGAAAGAGCAGGTTAGCGATATTGCCGCAACCTTGAAGGAAGCAACCTGGCAGTTCAGCGAGACGCAAATTTGGCGTCCGGGCATCGAAACCGAGAGCAATACTCTCAACTTTACCGCCGGACAGATCCGTTACCAGCAGAACCGAGAACTCAGCCATATCGACCAGCTGGTTCTAGTAGATTTCCGACAGAACAGCCTCAACCTGATCAGCAGTCAAGTTGCCGTTCTTGACCCCCAATTCAATATCACTCTTTCGCAGAATGTCCGCTTTAGCCACTATGCGCAACAGGACGAAACACCCGCTTGGCAGCAACAAATTCAGCTCACCGGGGAACAATTTACCTATAATAATCCTCAACGCCGCCTGACAAGTTCGCAACCCGTTACGATTACCCAGCTGTATGCCGTCACCGAAGCCGGAAGCCTAAGCGCCGACTTAACCAACGGCGAATGGCTGTTCTCTGACGGCGTCAAAGGAACGATACAACCGCAGACAATGGCGAAAGACGACAAGTAAAAGCCAGGAATAATCATGCCAAATGCTCCCCATACCTTTCAGCACATATTGAACAAGCTTCTGCTCGGAGGCGCTCTGTGTCTCTTTGCCTTGACCCCTCTGCATGCCGAAGAACGACCGTCTGAAAGTCAGGAACCGATTAAAATCAGCGCCGATCGCCTGCTGGTCAACGAGAAGCAAGGCGTCAGCCGCTACCAGGGGAATGTTCTGGTAAACCAAGGCTCCCTCCAGCTTCAAGGCGAACAGATCGAAATTGTTCATCCTGGCAATCAGCTGCAGAAGATCGAAATTCTCGGTAAACCGGCGCGTTTCCAGCGTGTCGACGCCAGCACACAGAATCTGACACGAGGAGAGGCTGAGAAAATCATCTATCAGGCGGACAAAGACATTTTGACCTTTATCGGCAATGCTCGGGTCGAAGAGAACGGTAAACACCAGATTAGTGGCTCCAAACTGGTGTACGATCTGCAGAAACAGACATTACAGGCTCAGAGCGACAGTCAGAAGCAGAACCGAGTCGAAGTGATTCTGGTTCCCGAGCAGAAAAACAAATAATCCATCAACCTAAAAGACTGAATCGAATCCATGGCTCATTTCTACGCGCGCAATCTGGCAAAAAGTTATAAAAAGCGACAAGTCGTTACCCAGGTCGATCTGGATGTACACAGTGGTGAGGTTGTCGGCCTGCTCGGACCGAACGGTGCCGGCAAGACCACGACTTTCTATATGATGACCGGGCTGATCAAAAACGATGGCGGGCAGATCTTTCTCGACAATCACGATATAACGAATATGCCAATTCATGAGCGCGCTCATTTGGGAATCGGTTATCTCCCTCAGGAAAGCTCCATCTTTCGCCAACTGACCGTCGCCGACAACATTAAAGCGATACTGGAAATGCGCAAGGAACTGGATCGCGACCAAAGAGCGCAACTTTTCGAGAGTCTGGTTGACGACCTGCAAATCGGCCATATCCTCGAGCAACCCGGCCAAGCGCTTTCCGGCGGTGAACGCCGCCGTGTCGAGATTGCCCGCGCTCTGGCGATGGAGCCGAAATTCATTCTACTTGACGAGCCTTTCGCAGGGGTCGACCCGATCTCCGTCAAGGATATTCAAAACATTGTGATTCACCTCAAAGAGCGTGACATCGGCGTACTGATCACTGACCACAATGTACGCGAAACCCTTGGCGTCTGCGACCACGCCTATATCCTGCATGCAGGAACCATTCTCGCTAAAGGGCCTCCGCAGGAAGTGCTCGAACACCCTGAAGTCAGAAGAGTCTACCTCGGTGAGAACTTTGCATAAAGAAATAAAATTTGTCAAAAATTCAGCATTTCTTGAGCGGAGTCATATTAAATTTTTCTTGTAAAAAATTGCACCGATTCGGATCTTTCATTTAATAAAACAACTGCTATACTGAAATTGAAGACAGGAAAAAGAGCCTAAAATAATAAAAGAGAGTTTATAATCCCTTCTTTTTAAAATGACTCTCACACTTGTCAAATCGCAATCAGATAACTAAAGGAGCGATTGTATGCAAATCAACATCACAGGCCACCACATCGACGTAACCGATGCCCTTCGTAGCTATGTTTCTGAAAAACTAGAAAAATTAGAGCGCCACTTTGATCACGTAACCAATGTTCACGTCATCCTGACTGTAAACAAGCAGGCTCAGATTGCTGAAGCGACGGTACATGTTTCAGGTGCGGATCTTTTCGCTCAAGAAGAAACAGAGAATATGTACGCATCTATTGACGGCTTGGTTGACAAACTTGATCGCCAAATCATCAAACACAAAGAAAAAATCGGCAGCCACAAGCAGAAGTCCGGTGGCGTTAAAAACATGGCAGCAGAAGCCTAAGAGTTTAACGCTCAAACCAGTCACCCAAAAGACCGGTACAAAAAGTCAAAACGCCTCGATTATCGGGGCGTTTTTTTATGTTTATGAAACTTTCTTGACACAGACATAAAAACCCCCGCCCGGCATTCTCACAGCCTGTTAGAATAACGCTTACAAGGCGCGCCAAACGGGTCTTTCCAAGCGATTTTTCCCGACCTGCGCATCCAACGACCGTACGGTGCAAAAAGCCAAAACCCAACCTGGCTTAAAATTTGTTTGCCCAAAAAGCATAATCGACCAAATAAAAGGCAGCCCGTGAGTAACAGCAATATCGACAAAAAGATCATTACCGATCAGCTTCTCAATGCCGTCAAGGATCAAAACCTTGAATTGATCTCTTCCTTAAGCAACCAGTTTGTTGCCGAAGAACTCGCAGAACTGTTGGAATCCACGCCTCCAAAAGAACGATCTGTTCTTTGGAGTGCCATAGCGGCGGAAATTCAGGGGGAAATTCTTACCCACCTGAACGAAGAAGTGCGAGCCAACCTGCTCGGTGAACTGGAAACACACGAGATTGTCGAAATCACCGAAGAGCTGGCCGTCGACGACATCGTTGATATTGCCCAATCTCTGGAGCAAAAAGAGCAGATCGAGTTTGTCGAATCGCTTGGCGAAGAAAACCGTGAAGCCGTGCAGATGGTATTGGCCTTTGAGGAAAATACCGCCGGTGGTCTAATGAGCACGGACTTCATCTCGGTTCGTGCCGACATAACACTTGGCGTCGTACTGCGTTATCTGCGCCAGCTTGGCGACCTCCCTCCGTCAACAACCGCCCTGCTGGTTCGCGATCGCGACGATCACTATGTCGGTTCTTTACAGCTGCGCTATCTTCTGACTCATGACGAGGACAGCGAAGTTCATGAATTCGTCGATCAAGCGGTGCCGGCAATCAACGTTTATACCTCGGCCAAAGAAGTCGCACATCTGTTCGAGAAACAGGATTTGATTTTCGCGCCGGTGGTCGATGATCAGAACCGAATTCTCGGCCGTATCACCATCGATGATGTGGTCGATATCATCCGTGACGAAGCGGAACACGAACGTATGGCCAGCGCGGGTCTGGACGAGGATGAAGATATTTTCTCGCCGCCGAGCCGTTCGGCCAAACGCCGGACTTTCTGGCTCGGGATCAACCTGCTGACAGCGATTTTCGCCTCGATCGTGATCGGGCTGTTTGACGCTTCGATTGAAAAAGTCGTCGCACTGGCGGTGCTGATGCCAATTATTGCCAGTATGGGAGGAATTGCCGGAACACAGACTGCGACCATTGTTATTCGCGCTCTGGCCACCGGAAAGCTTGGGAAATCCAACAGTCGTTCTCTACTGATCAAAGAGTCGACGGTCGGTCTGTATAACGGTTTAATTTGGGCGGTTTTGACGGGGGCTGCGGTGATGCTCTGGTTTCAGGACTGGCAACTCAGCGCCATCTTCGCCACCGCCATGCTGGTCAATCTGCTGGCAGCGGCTTTTGCCGGCGCGATGATTCCGCTGATTTTGCAGCGCATGCGTATCGATCCGGCTCTGGCTTCCGGCCTTATGCTGACAACCGTTACCGATTCGCTCGGCTTCTTCGTGTTCCTCGGTCTGGCAACGATTGTCCTGTTGTAAACCGAATTATTCGAAAACGCGATAATAGCCTTTATCGGCCAGTGCCAGCATCGGCTTGTCGCCGGATGAGTCACCGTAGGCATGGACAAAATCGAATTCATCAAGCACATAACGTTGCTTGATACGACGCACCTTCTCTTGCCCATAACAGTTGTTACCGTCAAATTTACCGCTTAAGACGCCATTTTCAACGGCAAATTCGGTTGCGATTAATTCAAAACCTTTTTGTTCGCACCAGGGTTCAAGCCAATTACGCAAGGACGCAGAAATGACGACGATTTTCGCGCCCTTCTGTTGATAACGCTCAATCGCCAGCTTTGCTTTCGGACGCAACAGCGGCTCAATCCGGCTTAAAGAATACCTCTCGGCAAGCGCATTAAAACGTGCCTCGTCCCAGCCTCGAAAAAAATGCCCCAGGAGTTTTTCTTTCGCCTTATCATTCGGCATCAGCTTTAGGACATACAAGCTCAACCACGGTGACAGACACAGAAGCCCCCAATAGTAGCGCCAACGTCCGCAGGCAAACTGAATAAAATCCGGGAGACTGTCTTTTGTGGTCAGGGTTCCGTCAAAGTCAAACAATACCAAGCCTTTTCTGTCTTTGGAAAGCTCCGCAACCGATGAAGCGTTTTCTTGCGACATACTCAGATACTCATCTTTTTAAAGATCGCTTCCGGAATATGACGAATAATCAGCATCACCAACCACCAGACCGGTTTGACGTAGATGACATTACGCCCTTTCTGCTGAGCTTTAACGACCATTTTGGCAACCTGTTCCGGCTGGGCGGTCAGTTTCTCCGGCAGATCCATCCCCGCTGTCATTTTGGTCGCCACAAATCCCGGTTTAACCGTCAGCACCTGAACCTCGACTTCCGCCAGGCGATTGCGCAGGCCGGACAGATAGGCCGTAAAACCGGCTTTGGCGGAACCGTAAATATAGTTTGCCTTGCGTCCGCGATCTCCAGCCACTGAGCTGATTCCGACAATAAACCCGCTTTTCTTTTGTTCGAAATCGGCTGCAATCGGCTCCAGGACCGCCACCAGCGCATTAAAATTGCTCTGCAAAATCTTTTGTGCCAAAGCGGCATCCTGCTGCGCCTGAGTTTGATCGCCCAGAAATCCTAAAGCCGTCACCACTCCGACCGGCGCCGGAGTAAGACCTTGATAAAACGTCGACTGTTCTTCCAGCTTTAAGGCATCCCATTCCAACAGACGTACCTCGACTTGATGACGGATCTGCAGATCGCTTTGCAAACTTTCCAGCTCGGCTACATTGCGTGCAGCCAGATACAGATTAAATCCCAAACCGGCATATTCGCGGGCAATTGACTGGGCCATATCGCTTTTGGCGCCCAGAATCAGAACGAACCCTTTATCACTCATAATCATCCTTAAATTTTATAACCCCAGTCGTACAGACTGCCGGGAATTCAATGTCTTATCCAGTCCATGCTGCCTGCGAAAAGTCCGGAACTGTTCGATCTGCGGATAGCCTTGCTCGAAAACCGCTTTCGGCACGCGCGCATCCTTGGCCAGATAGAAACGTCCGCCACACTTCACAACCACTTCATCGAGACGTTCCATAAGCCCCCAAAGCGAAGGCTCAACCTTAAAGTCCAACGCCAGACTGTAGCCTTCCATCGGAAAAGAGAGCCAGTTGGCATTATGCTTTCCATACAACTTCAGCACTGCCAGAAAAGAGCCTTTCCCGCTTGCGGCTATGATCTGCAAGATTTCCTGCAAGCCTTGATAACTGTGCTCTTTCGGCAGGATAAACTGATATTGAACAAAACCGTCTTTACCGTAAATACGGTTCCAATTGGATAACGCATCCAGCGGATAGAAAAACTGATCGATCGACACCATCTGCTGAGAGATTTTCTTGCGGACCTTGTGATAGTACAGCCAGTTAAACGCGGACAGGGTCAAGCGGTTAAGCGCAAATTTCGGAAAGTTAAAAGGGATTGCTGGCCCGCGCGGAGAACGATAGTCCAGATCGCCGTCAGCGGCAAAATCTCCGACCATCAGCAGACTGCGCCCGAGGTTTTTGCCTTTGGCCAGACAATCAATCCAGGCAACCGAATACGGCGATGCCTGATAGTCTTCAAAAGCCGCGAAAGTCTCTTCTAGATTAGCTGATTTAATGGTCGTTTGTTCGATATTCTGCGATTCAATTGTTTTTAACTGCAGCCTTGCCTCCAGAATCACCCCAGTTAACCCCTGCCCGCCACAGGTTGCATGAAACCAGTCGCTGTTTTCGTTCTCGGAGCAATCGATGATTTCGCCGTTCGGCAGCATCAGCTTCAGATCCAGAACGCTTTGACTGAAACTACCGAAATGATGATGGTTTTTACCGTGCACATCGGAGGCAATGGCGCCGCCGACGGTAATCAGTTTCGTCCCCGGGGTTACCGCCAGAAACCAGCCGTGCGGAACCACGACTTGTAATATTTCGGACAACAGAACACCGGACTGCACCCGGAGTATGCCGCTTTCCTTATCAAACTGTAAAAAGTGATTCAATTTCCGAGTCACTATCTGCTTATCGGCAATTGCGCTGTCGCCGTAACTGCGCCCGTTACCGTAGGCAATGACGTCACCCTCATCATCCAGAAAGCCGGCAATTTCCTGAGCACTCTGTACCGAACACGCCTTACTTTTGCTGCGTGGAAAACGCCCCCAACCGGAAAGATTCTTTTGCGGACAAAGCAGCATCAGTGCGAATCCTGCAACTGGACAGCAGCGGAATTAAAGACATAACGCCGGTCGAGAAAATATTTAATCAGATAGCCGATCGCCAAACCGACGACTGCGCCGACGTAGAGCGCGCCCGGCCATGCAAATAGCCAATCGAACAGCCACTCGGTACCCCAGAAAATAAAAGTTGTACCAACACCGGTCAAAGTATATTTGGCAAATTTCTTCCCATGATCGCGAATATGTTCCGACTTATCGTAAAAAATAAACCATTTATCCAGCAGGTATTTCACGACCAGTCCGGCAGCCGTCCCCCAGAACATGGCAACAAACAGATAACCAACGCCCTGATACAATGCCAGACTCACGGCCTGAAACAACAGGTTCAGCAAGGTCGCAATCACAGCAAACAAAATATAGCGTTGCGCCAGTTTCATAAGCGATCCTTAGTAGAGAATCCAGACAAAAGTTAAAATCCAACCCAGTAGATTCAACTGAACAAAACGATCTTGTAAAACCACTTTGGTCGGAGAACCGCTGTCCTGATAAACAAATGCGATCTGCAGATAACGCAAGACACCAAGAATGACGAAAAACGCCGTCAAATAGAGATATTCACTGTGCAGGCGAGCAATAACTTCCGCGGACGTGGTATAGAGAATATAAGCCATGATCACCACCGAAGCCATAATTGCCATGGCGATATCGAGCAACTGCAGATTGTAACCGTCAATCACCTTGCGCATTTTCTGCCCGGTTTCCATAAAGGTCAGTACGTCGTCGCGCCGTTTTGCCAACGCCAGAAACAACGCCAATAGGAATGTCATCACAACAATCCACATTGAAAGCGCCATGCCCGAAGCCAAAGCACCGATAAACAGGCGCAGAACAAAACCGATGGCAATCGTTGTCACATCCAGTAAAGCGATATGCTTGAGTTTAAAACTGTAGGCAATATTCAAGACAAGGTAGAGCAGTAAAACCCATAGAGCCTCAAGCGACAGACTCCCCATAATCACGATGGCAATAACAACCAGCCCTATCATCAGAGCAAAACCCTGTTGCGGTTTTACAGCACCTGATGCCAGCGGGCGAGTACATTTTTTAGGATGCTGACGATCATCTTCAATATCGCGATAATCGTTAAGAATATAAATTGCGCTGGCGCCCAGAGAGAAAGCCACAAAAGCCCAAAACACCTGAATCAGCAATTCCAGGTTAGTAATCTGCAACCCAAAAAACAGCGGCAGAAACAGAAACAGGTTTTTAACATATTGATGCGGGCGCATCAGGGCTATTAACGCTTTAATCGGCATAGTTCAATCGCAACAGTGATAAAAAATTCCCGCCTTCTGAGCAGACAAGATAGATAATTTCAAGAAGGCTAATATTAACGGATTTAAAGGTTAAATGCGCCCCCACTGCTAACCTTTTCAAAAAATCGCCTGAATTATTGAGCGCAGAAAGGATTTCGCCACACTTTTCTGTTCAAATTTCATTAAAATGAAAAAATTCATACTCTCAAAGAGAGCCAAAAAAACCTTTCTACATCAAGAAAAACCTGAGGAGTTTTCAATGAAAAAACAGATCTTTACCAGCCTCGCACTTGTCGCAGCAGTCGGCTTAAGTGGTTGTAGCCAAAACCCGAATAAAACTAAAGAAGAAAAAGAGAGTGAAGCGAATGTCGCGACAGTACTGGGGGCAATCGGCGGCGCCGTTCTGGCACGACAAATGGGCGTAGACAGCCGTACCGGTACCGTCATTGGTGGTGTTATCGGTGGTGTCACCGCGCGTAAAATTTACCAGGACGTCAATAAAGACACCGCTAACGATCCAAACACAAATGTAGAAGCGGTTAATATCGACGGGCAGGAATACATCAAAGTCGATGTACGAGACGTTAACTTCCGCTCCGGATCTGCGCACCTTGACCCGGAAATGCTGGACCGTTTAGGGCCTGTATTGAATGCTCTGCGCAACTACCCTAATACCCGAGTCCATATCGAAGGGCATACTGACAGTGACGGCAGCCGTGCTTTCAATCAGCAGCTTTCAGAGAACCGTTCCAAAAACGTCGCCTTCTACCTGATGGATAACGGTATCAGCCGCGATCGCATTATCACTTACGGTTACGGTGAAGATCGTCCGATTGCCAGTAATGACACACCAGAAGGCAAACGTATGAACCGTCGCGTCACCTTCCTGATCAGCGAATACTAAGCGCTGAATAAAATAGCCGCGACTGCTTTTCTCTGCGTTCGCGGCTACAACCATATCCAGACTAATTCACATCCGTCATTGCGAGCTGCAAGCGAAGCAATCTATTTCAAGGCAAAATCCATAAAAAATAGATTGCCGCGTCACTCCGCTCCTCGCAATGACCAAACCACTGTTTACCGTCATTGCGAGCCGAAGGCGAAGCAATCCATCTCAAGGCATCATCATAAATAAAATAGATTTCCGCGCCGGGCTCAGCCCTCCTTGCAATGACAATCCCTTTGAAGTTTATTCCGAACCTCTAAAGGACTAATTCAGTGCGCAAAGCCTGAATCCATTTCAAAGAATCGATTCGTAAAGATCGTTCCATTCAGGATTAATCAACTCAATAAGCTGGATTTTCTTTTTTCGGCTTCCAGCTTTTAACTGTTTTTCCCTTTCAATCGCCGTTCGTATATCTGCAAACTGTTCATAGTAAACAAGATTGTCCAGACCATACCGCTTGGTAAAACCTTCTACCAGGTGGTTTTTATGCTGATGAACCCGTTGCACCAGATTACTGGTCACTCCAATATACAGAGTGCCGTTTTTCTGATTGGTCATTATGTAAACAAAACCCTGTTTCATAAAAACCTCGAGTTATTTAATTAGATTTGACCGTCTGGATTGCTTCGTCACTCCGTTCCTCGCAATGACCAAACACTAGTCATTCAACATTCAACATTCAACATTCAACATTCAACATTCAACATTCAACATTCAACATTCAACATTCAACATTCAACATTCAACATTCAACATTCAACATTCAACATTCAACATTCAACATTCAACATTCAACATTGATCATTCAACATTAAACAATTCAGCGGCATTTTGATAAGCGATTTTATGCGCCACGTCCGGCGGGAGATCCCCCAGCCATTCGCGTATATTGCTCACAACCTGATCGAAGTTCTCCCAACGCTGAACACTGTATGTGTCAACCGCGGCCATAAAGCGGTTCTGATGGGTAACAAACAGCTCGCGCCACTCTTTGCTCAGCTTACCGTTACTCAATAGCATGCCGTCTCGAACGGACGTATCGATATAAAGCCCTTGCGGGTATTTTCGTAGCATAGCGTTCAAAAACTCCGTTTCGGGGCGAGTTCCCAGATGCGCCCAAAGCACCGTTGCATCCGGGTAGAGTTCAAACACCTTATCCACCACTTCGGCATCACCATGCACCTGAAGCGGTAACCGGTGTTGTTTCGCCAGCAGTACGACCTGCTGGAAAACGGGGCTATTAACCTTATCCTTAAACAGGTGCAACTCGCCGACACCGCGGTAAAATCCGCTCTTTAAAGCCTTCTCTGTTGCCAGCACAACAGAAAGATCGTCCATCCATTTAGCTTTGTCGTGAAAACCGTGGTAGAAACTGTAGAAAGGTATGATTCGCTGCGGCATGGCACGATAAAGAATTTCCGTGCCGTCGGTCGGCGCGCTGGAAACCTGGGCAAATGCAACCTGATTACGGTCAAAAATCGCCTCAATTTGCTGTGGCGAAAAGTTCTGTACATCTTCCGCCGCATAGTGCAGATGAGCGTCAAACAGCTTGCCTTGGTAGACACTGTTATCACTCTTTATGTTTGAACGGCTTGTCGCAGCAGAAGATTCACTTGCCAACAAAACTTCGGGCTCATGCGCCTGAACGGAAGAAATTGATAGAGAGCCCGCAATAGAAATAAACAGGCCGCAATACAGCCCTTTGACAATACGTTTAAAAAACGAGATGGAAAATGCTTGGCAGACCATAGTGTTCTTATTCAGATTCTTTTTTACTGCTTGCCATAGCATTACGGATTAATGCCCAGAACACACCCAACATAAGCCCCAGCACCATAGCTACCGCCATAATAAGGGAACGTTTAGGCTTGGATTTTTCTTCTGGCACCACCGCCGGATCAATCGTTTTGAAGACAACATCATCCGAAGTATTGGCCAGCATCATAGTTTTGATATTGGCTTCCATCATCTGATAAATCGACTGCCTGACCTCTGCCAGAGAAGTCTTTTTAAGCTGCTGTTCCAGATAGGCATTCGAACGCTGCGCTTCGGCAAGCGACTGCGTTTTCATCAGCTGATTAATATCCTGCACCATTTGAGTCGCCCACTGCGCCGCTAATACAGGGTCGGTAAATTCTACTGAAACAGTAACAAATCCAGAATCCTTAGCCGTAGAGACCGTAAGCATTTTACTAAATTCTTTATAAGCATCCCACAAACTAGGCTCTCCTGGCGCTAACGGTTCTCTCTGATAACCGCCCTGACCACCGGTAGAGGCAGGCATAATCAATGCCTTAATAGATGCCATAACTCCGGGAGACTGTTCAATCCAGACCTTTTTATCCGCATCCCAACTCTTAGAAAAAAGATAAGGCTTAAGGTTATTCTCCTGAATAAAACGTTCACCGAATTTACGCGACTGCAAAATGGCAATCGCCGTACCGGTATCGGAGGCACCACCGCCACCAAGATTAATTCCTGCCAATGATGCCAAACCGCCAAACTGCGCGGCCAATCCCGCACTTTTGCCCTCAGACTGAACCGGCGCCAAAACCACTTGAGCTCTATAGTAGTTTTTGGCATTCAACGCATAAACCAAAGCGGCAATCATGACCACTACAGTAATCAGAGCAATGCCCCATTTACGCGACCAGACGGCGTGCCACAGTTCACGCAAATCAATTTCATCATCCGCGTAAGCCTGCTGATAATTAGAAGTATAGTTCGGTGGACAGTTTTGCAGGTTCTTTTCCGGCGTATTCAAATCGCTTCGCTGACTCATCAGAAAACTCCTACTGCATTGAAACTAGCCAATGCCAAACCGACCTGACCGGCTATCGTTGCGATCTCTTTCCACAACTCAAGCGGTTGCAGTTTCTCGACGTCCATCGGTATCACTATGACGTCACCCTGATCGATCTCCGTTCGCGCCGAAGCATAAAAGAAACCGCTTTGCTGCAGAGGCACGACTCGTCCGGAAGCTTTAACGATATAGGCGCGATCCATATCCGCCAGACTGTTTGGTCCGCCGGCCATCTGAATGTAATCCGAGGCATCCATATTGCCGTCGAAATTAAAGGTCTGCGTCGCAAAGACTTCTCCGATAACCGATAC
The genomic region above belongs to Thiomicrorhabdus xiamenensis and contains:
- the lptC gene encoding LPS export ABC transporter periplasmic protein LptC; translation: MRLTPSKLLISTLTLAAVAIWTNVWLESSQKEQVSDIAATLKEATWQFSETQIWRPGIETESNTLNFTAGQIRYQQNRELSHIDQLVLVDFRQNSLNLISSQVAVLDPQFNITLSQNVRFSHYAQQDETPAWQQQIQLTGEQFTYNNPQRRLTSSQPVTITQLYAVTEAGSLSADLTNGEWLFSDGVKGTIQPQTMAKDDK
- the lptB gene encoding LPS export ABC transporter ATP-binding protein, with translation MAHFYARNLAKSYKKRQVVTQVDLDVHSGEVVGLLGPNGAGKTTTFYMMTGLIKNDGGQIFLDNHDITNMPIHERAHLGIGYLPQESSIFRQLTVADNIKAILEMRKELDRDQRAQLFESLVDDLQIGHILEQPGQALSGGERRRVEIARALAMEPKFILLDEPFAGVDPISVKDIQNIVIHLKERDIGVLITDHNVRETLGVCDHAYILHAGTILAKGPPQEVLEHPEVRRVYLGENFA
- the hpf gene encoding ribosome hibernation-promoting factor, HPF/YfiA family is translated as MQINITGHHIDVTDALRSYVSEKLEKLERHFDHVTNVHVILTVNKQAQIAEATVHVSGADLFAQEETENMYASIDGLVDKLDRQIIKHKEKIGSHKQKSGGVKNMAAEA
- a CDS encoding KdsC family phosphatase, translated to MQIAADIAAKAKKIKFLILDVDGVMTDNRLYYSDDGQEIKSFYTRDGHGMVLLKKSGVDIGIITGRKSNLVAKRCQDLKIEHLYQGVPDKLPSFLELVEKLGLELEQIAYIGDDILDLPILMRVGFSVTPADGEEEVKTRVDYTSSYIGGKGVVREVCEIIMRSQDTWQQHMDFYMRGLAE
- the mgtE gene encoding magnesium transporter, with product MSNSNIDKKIITDQLLNAVKDQNLELISSLSNQFVAEELAELLESTPPKERSVLWSAIAAEIQGEILTHLNEEVRANLLGELETHEIVEITEELAVDDIVDIAQSLEQKEQIEFVESLGEENREAVQMVLAFEENTAGGLMSTDFISVRADITLGVVLRYLRQLGDLPPSTTALLVRDRDDHYVGSLQLRYLLTHDEDSEVHEFVDQAVPAINVYTSAKEVAHLFEKQDLIFAPVVDDQNRILGRITIDDVVDIIRDEAEHERMASAGLDEDEDIFSPPSRSAKRRTFWLGINLLTAIFASIVIGLFDASIEKVVALAVLMPIIASMGGIAGTQTATIVIRALATGKLGKSNSRSLLIKESTVGLYNGLIWAVLTGAAVMLWFQDWQLSAIFATAMLVNLLAAAFAGAMIPLILQRMRIDPALASGLMLTTVTDSLGFFVFLGLATIVLL
- a CDS encoding HAD family hydrolase, which codes for MSQENASSVAELSKDRKGLVLFDFDGTLTTKDSLPDFIQFACGRWRYYWGLLCLSPWLSLYVLKLMPNDKAKEKLLGHFFRGWDEARFNALAERYSLSRIEPLLRPKAKLAIERYQQKGAKIVVISASLRNWLEPWCEQKGFELIATEFAVENGVLSGKFDGNNCYGQEKVRRIKQRYVLDEFDFVHAYGDSSGDKPMLALADKGYYRVFE
- a CDS encoding SDR family oxidoreductase, whose product is MSDKGFVLILGAKSDMAQSIAREYAGLGFNLYLAARNVAELESLQSDLQIRHQVEVRLLEWDALKLEEQSTFYQGLTPAPVGVVTALGFLGDQTQAQQDAALAQKILQSNFNALVAVLEPIAADFEQKKSGFIVGISSVAGDRGRKANYIYGSAKAGFTAYLSGLRNRLAEVEVQVLTVKPGFVATKMTAGMDLPEKLTAQPEQVAKMVVKAQQKGRNVIYVKPVWWLVMLIIRHIPEAIFKKMSI
- the lptA gene encoding lipopolysaccharide transport periplasmic protein LptA: MPNAPHTFQHILNKLLLGGALCLFALTPLHAEERPSESQEPIKISADRLLVNEKQGVSRYQGNVLVNQGSLQLQGEQIEIVHPGNQLQKIEILGKPARFQRVDASTQNLTRGEAEKIIYQADKDILTFIGNARVEENGKHQISGSKLVYDLQKQTLQAQSDSQKQNRVEVILVPEQKNK
- a CDS encoding FAD-binding oxidoreductase, which encodes MLLCPQKNLSGWGRFPRSKSKACSVQSAQEIAGFLDDEGDVIAYGNGRSYGDSAIADKQIVTRKLNHFLQFDKESGILRVQSGVLLSEILQVVVPHGWFLAVTPGTKLITVGGAIASDVHGKNHHHFGSFSQSVLDLKLMLPNGEIIDCSENENSDWFHATCGGQGLTGVILEARLQLKTIESQNIEQTTIKSANLEETFAAFEDYQASPYSVAWIDCLAKGKNLGRSLLMVGDFAADGDLDYRSPRGPAIPFNFPKFALNRLTLSAFNWLYYHKVRKKISQQMVSIDQFFYPLDALSNWNRIYGKDGFVQYQFILPKEHSYQGLQEILQIIAASGKGSFLAVLKLYGKHNANWLSFPMEGYSLALDFKVEPSLWGLMERLDEVVVKCGGRFYLAKDARVPKAVFEQGYPQIEQFRTFRRQHGLDKTLNSRQSVRLGL